In one window of Bdellovibrio bacteriovorus W DNA:
- a CDS encoding phenylalanine 4-monooxygenase (COG3186 Phenylalanine-4-hydroxylase) → MQSLPNHLQKYVVEQNYERYTPVDQAVWRYILRQLRAFHAVNAHEAYVEGLEKTGIEVDEIPHIEKVSAALEKFGWRALPVSGFIPPAAFMELQSLGVLPIACDMRNLDNLLYTPAPDIVHEAAGHAPLLIHPELSDYLKEYAQVAKKALISKEDLELYEAIRDLSDTKENPLSDAADIQRAEENLVKVSNSISHVSEAAELSRMNWWTVEYGLIGSLENPKIMGAGLLSSVGESKWCLSDKVKKLPLSVSCIETSYDITEPQPQLFVTPDFATLKTVLYEMADKMAFKIGGREGLEKAIQAESVNTAELNSGLQMSGVITEALYGPDNKPVYLKLNGPSQLSYQDHELSCHGKDYHAHGFGTPLGTLKSYPNRCPSSLSLEEFAKAGVSRGELCTLEYSSGLIVTGIVLDILYKDKKALILSLKDATAELQGRILFQPEWGVFDIALGSEVTSVFGGPADRISYGETVDFVAKKVPAPKYSDLEKEKHSNYGKVRALRKKGNGTEAELDTVISAHQKKFPQDWLLTLEGLEILHFLKTEQAEILRQKFKKHLDQLSLKDEKTKNLINDGLKLIGIV, encoded by the coding sequence ATGCAGTCTCTTCCAAATCATTTACAAAAGTACGTGGTGGAACAAAATTATGAGCGCTACACGCCTGTTGATCAGGCCGTTTGGCGCTATATCTTGCGCCAACTTCGCGCCTTCCACGCCGTCAATGCTCATGAAGCCTATGTAGAAGGTTTGGAAAAAACCGGAATAGAAGTGGATGAGATTCCGCACATTGAAAAAGTGAGTGCTGCCTTAGAAAAGTTTGGTTGGCGCGCCCTTCCGGTGAGTGGATTTATTCCGCCAGCAGCTTTTATGGAGCTTCAGTCTTTGGGAGTTCTCCCGATTGCTTGTGATATGCGCAATCTCGACAATCTCCTTTACACTCCAGCTCCAGACATTGTTCACGAAGCTGCAGGACATGCACCTTTACTGATTCACCCTGAACTTTCAGATTATTTAAAGGAGTACGCACAAGTTGCTAAGAAAGCCTTGATCAGCAAGGAAGACTTAGAACTTTACGAAGCTATTCGCGATCTTTCTGATACAAAAGAAAATCCTCTTTCAGACGCAGCGGATATTCAACGAGCAGAAGAAAATCTAGTTAAAGTTAGCAATAGCATTTCACATGTTTCTGAAGCCGCCGAATTGTCACGCATGAACTGGTGGACTGTAGAATACGGTTTAATCGGAAGTCTTGAGAATCCAAAGATCATGGGAGCAGGCTTGCTTTCAAGTGTGGGTGAAAGCAAATGGTGCTTAAGTGATAAGGTGAAAAAGCTACCTCTATCTGTTTCGTGCATCGAAACGAGTTACGATATCACCGAACCACAGCCACAGCTCTTCGTAACGCCAGATTTTGCCACTCTTAAAACAGTGCTGTACGAAATGGCTGACAAAATGGCCTTCAAAATCGGTGGCCGAGAAGGTTTGGAGAAAGCAATCCAAGCCGAGTCCGTAAACACAGCCGAACTCAACTCGGGATTGCAAATGTCGGGAGTGATCACAGAAGCTCTCTACGGACCCGACAACAAGCCGGTTTACCTTAAACTCAATGGTCCCTCACAACTTAGCTACCAAGACCACGAACTCTCCTGCCATGGGAAGGACTATCACGCCCATGGGTTTGGAACTCCATTGGGAACTCTGAAGAGTTATCCCAATCGCTGCCCTTCTAGCCTCTCGCTGGAAGAATTTGCAAAGGCCGGAGTTTCTAGAGGTGAACTGTGCACCTTGGAGTACTCCAGTGGCTTGATCGTCACAGGTATTGTTCTAGATATTCTCTATAAGGATAAAAAAGCTCTGATTCTCTCTTTAAAAGACGCCACAGCAGAGCTTCAAGGAAGAATCCTCTTCCAACCGGAGTGGGGCGTCTTTGATATTGCCCTGGGCTCTGAAGTGACGTCGGTCTTTGGCGGACCTGCAGATCGCATCTCTTACGGAGAAACGGTCGACTTTGTGGCTAAAAAAGTTCCTGCACCTAAGTATTCTGATTTAGAAAAAGAGAAGCATTCGAACTACGGCAAAGTGCGCGCTCTTCGTAAAAAAGGAAATGGAACCGAGGCAGAACTCGATACTGTAATTTCTGCCCATCAAAAAAAATTCCCGCAAGACTGGTTACTCACTTTAGAGGGACTAGAGATTCTTCATTTTTTAAAAACTGAGCAAGCCGAGATTCTCAGACAGAAATTTAAAAAGCATCTTGACCAATTATCGTTAAAAGATGAAAAAACAAAAAATCTTATTAATGACGGCTTAAAATTGATCGGGATTGTTTAA
- a CDS encoding RNA methyltransferase (COG0565 rRNA methylase): protein MTQPKRDFELRVVLVRTLYERNIGSTSRAMSNMGATKLILIAPACEITYEAQQAAATGQDGLQNRTTYSSWEQFLAEEPESIKICFTARDGKGRQVRDIGPVLDDLAAHSPQLQKESETPVIIHLVFGPEDWGLSAEDLEHANFCACIPTFGANWSLNLAQAVLLALYTIRSAWGGNRTKLDGQGSRRVTLEKAKINPEPTLKLWIEELGFDLTKQRKINAFTVLRRMLLQNTPTKKELVILETVLQQNIRKLKEWKAFQEKEGKTQASKKISEPS from the coding sequence ATGACTCAACCAAAGCGTGATTTTGAATTAAGAGTAGTCTTAGTTAGAACTCTCTACGAAAGAAACATAGGCTCAACCTCACGCGCGATGAGCAATATGGGAGCGACAAAACTTATTTTGATCGCACCTGCCTGCGAAATCACTTACGAAGCTCAGCAAGCCGCAGCCACCGGCCAAGACGGTCTTCAAAACCGCACGACCTATTCTTCTTGGGAACAATTCCTTGCTGAAGAACCTGAGAGCATTAAGATTTGCTTCACAGCTCGCGATGGCAAAGGTCGCCAAGTTCGCGATATCGGGCCTGTGCTTGATGATCTCGCTGCACACTCACCACAGCTGCAAAAAGAATCAGAAACTCCCGTTATTATCCACCTTGTGTTTGGCCCCGAGGATTGGGGACTTTCAGCCGAAGACTTAGAGCATGCGAATTTCTGCGCATGCATTCCAACCTTTGGTGCAAACTGGAGTCTTAACTTAGCTCAAGCTGTCCTCCTAGCTCTTTACACTATTCGCTCTGCTTGGGGTGGAAATCGCACAAAGCTTGATGGCCAAGGGTCACGTCGCGTGACTTTAGAAAAGGCAAAGATCAACCCTGAACCCACTTTGAAACTATGGATTGAAGAGCTCGGTTTTGATCTTACAAAACAACGCAAGATCAACGCATTTACTGTTTTAAGAAGAATGCTTCTACAAAACACACCTACTAAAAAAGAGCTGGTGATTTTAGAAACAGTGTTACAGCAGAACATTCGTAAACTGAAAGAGTGGAAAGCTTTCCAAGAAAAAGAAGGCAAAACTCAAGCTTCAAAAAAAATTTCAGAACCTTCTTAA
- a CDS encoding serine esterase (COG0400 Predicted esterase) produces the protein MIKTELFKSKFIPAKKKSDKLMIVLHGRGDSIRPFFSFNQELNIPEMNYLLLNAPRKFLGGYTWYGEPPYQAQGVLRIREKIFDLLNDLELQGWKSENIFLFGFSQGCLISADIGMNYPKKLGGILGISGYFNFYPRWKNTLSDEAKRTPWFFTHGHQDDILPIEDTKFGVEKLRQAGLKVEWVEMEKDHSLLESEYPIIKKWVREQIRPF, from the coding sequence ATGATTAAAACAGAACTATTTAAGTCTAAATTCATTCCTGCCAAAAAGAAAAGCGATAAGCTTATGATCGTACTTCATGGAAGAGGCGATAGCATTCGCCCTTTCTTTTCCTTCAATCAAGAGTTGAATATTCCTGAGATGAATTATTTATTGTTAAATGCTCCTAGGAAATTTCTAGGAGGGTATACTTGGTACGGAGAGCCTCCTTATCAAGCTCAAGGTGTCTTGCGTATTCGTGAAAAGATCTTTGATCTTTTAAATGACTTGGAATTGCAAGGTTGGAAGAGTGAGAACATTTTCCTCTTTGGATTTTCTCAAGGGTGTTTAATAAGTGCTGATATTGGTATGAACTATCCTAAAAAGCTCGGAGGCATTTTAGGAATCAGTGGTTATTTCAATTTCTATCCGCGATGGAAAAACACTTTATCAGACGAGGCAAAGAGAACCCCGTGGTTCTTCACTCATGGACATCAAGACGATATCTTGCCAATTGAAGACACTAAGTTCGGCGTTGAAAAACTCCGCCAAGCTGGTCTTAAAGTGGAATGGGTTGAAATGGAAAAGGATCACTCTCTTTTGGAGAGTGAGTATCCGATTATCAAAAAATGGGTTCGAGAGCAGATTCGTCCGTTTTAA
- a CDS encoding carboxyl-terminal protease (COG0793 Periplasmic protease) encodes MFWTWRKYLSLTLSFSVLAMGAVLYSQKIQEKTSKVKSADRYWAETGLNSESLESLLSPASCASSERYFLACVNSISSVASRYNLTLDLAGKLVSHQSQKSVATSEKAQLELWQKHYQSAPVQVANIDFLSVWNELAESYIPADQMAMAIGNGLNGFMSVLRDPHTYLMPVSQFKEVVSKAEARSANLGLYLGVRNQQFVLRKVVGESPAAQAGLKKGDILLEVNGQKTAGLLQARVSELLKGEIGDVLKLKIQRDGRIQRIQLTRREMKTSVVSIQIIDGAKPVAIVGLNKFAKKSCEHVKSAIEVVNKSPAQGLLLDLRDNPGGYMEEAACIVSLFVGPDKKIMEVRYLDSEKPSEVYYGGEDQIYSKPLAVLVNSTSASASEIVAGALRDLKRAVVVGERTFGKGSFQEGELWEKNKSIALFETKGFYYLPSGVSPQIVGVKPDVEVEFDSIRSQREQELYMFPLKAPGRNLDQKSRLAYEGCLQKNEATSSEDLQMTTAKQLLFCVPSVARAAL; translated from the coding sequence GTGTTTTGGACCTGGCGTAAATATTTATCTCTGACTCTTTCATTTTCTGTTTTGGCCATGGGGGCTGTTCTTTATTCACAGAAAATTCAGGAAAAGACTTCCAAGGTGAAGTCTGCGGACCGCTATTGGGCAGAGACAGGTCTGAATTCAGAGTCGCTAGAGTCTTTGCTGTCTCCGGCATCCTGCGCAAGTTCAGAGCGTTATTTCTTGGCCTGCGTGAATTCCATTTCCAGTGTGGCAAGTCGTTACAACCTCACGTTGGATTTGGCAGGAAAGCTGGTTTCTCACCAGTCACAGAAATCAGTGGCCACCTCAGAGAAAGCTCAGTTGGAGCTATGGCAAAAGCATTATCAATCGGCTCCTGTTCAGGTCGCTAATATTGATTTTCTCTCTGTTTGGAATGAATTGGCAGAGTCATACATTCCCGCTGATCAAATGGCGATGGCGATTGGGAATGGTCTGAATGGCTTTATGTCTGTTCTGCGCGATCCACACACTTATCTAATGCCAGTGAGTCAGTTTAAAGAAGTCGTTTCTAAAGCAGAAGCGCGTTCTGCAAACTTGGGATTGTATCTGGGTGTGCGAAATCAACAGTTTGTTCTAAGAAAAGTAGTCGGAGAAAGTCCGGCAGCTCAGGCAGGTCTGAAAAAAGGCGACATTCTTTTAGAGGTGAATGGTCAGAAAACAGCAGGTCTCCTGCAAGCCCGAGTGTCTGAGCTTCTAAAGGGTGAAATTGGGGATGTGTTGAAGTTAAAGATTCAGCGTGACGGAAGAATACAGCGGATTCAATTAACCCGCAGGGAAATGAAGACTTCGGTTGTTTCAATTCAAATCATTGATGGCGCAAAACCTGTTGCTATTGTTGGACTTAATAAATTCGCCAAAAAATCTTGCGAGCATGTGAAGTCAGCCATCGAAGTTGTTAACAAGTCACCGGCGCAAGGACTTTTGCTTGATCTTCGCGACAACCCCGGTGGGTACATGGAAGAAGCAGCGTGTATCGTGAGTCTTTTTGTTGGTCCCGATAAGAAAATCATGGAAGTGCGATACTTAGATTCTGAGAAGCCATCGGAAGTCTACTATGGCGGCGAAGATCAGATCTATTCAAAGCCATTAGCTGTTCTTGTGAACTCAACTTCAGCAAGTGCTTCTGAGATTGTGGCGGGGGCTTTGAGAGATTTAAAGCGAGCTGTGGTGGTTGGAGAAAGAACTTTCGGGAAGGGCTCTTTTCAAGAAGGGGAGCTTTGGGAAAAAAATAAGAGCATTGCTCTTTTTGAAACGAAAGGTTTTTACTATCTGCCCTCTGGGGTCTCTCCACAAATCGTGGGCGTAAAGCCTGATGTTGAGGTTGAGTTCGATTCGATTCGCTCACAAAGGGAGCAGGAGCTTTATATGTTCCCTCTGAAAGCTCCGGGAAGAAATCTTGATCAAAAATCTAGACTGGCTTATGAGGGCTGTTTGCAAAAGAATGAAGCTACTTCCAGTGAAGACCTTCAGATGACGACAGCGAAACAGTTGCTATTTTGTGTTCCATCGGTTGCGAGGGCTGCTTTATGA
- a CDS encoding hypothetical protein (COG0397 Uncharacterized conserved protein), whose product MSSKHRVAKKLRQHAEYYSEFDQINGEHPWMDAVSEGFVSYRVRELGTGKVAYFNFILAKEMGLISADHPHEMTPELEQKLIQTFSIQIINEYDELNARRIDPSTIKPHRYMATRYLQLQHSNRQGKTSGDGRGIWNGVFSNNGKTWDVSSRGTGVTCLSPGSVSAQKPLRTGNTDFGYGCGLAEIDELLGASILAEAMHLQGLQTERVLCVVDLGKGYGIGVRAALNLIRPAHLFLYLKQERLDLLKSATDYFIDRQRINKKWTIQNGPHKYDQFLEHISRSFAEFVARLEVDYIFAWLDWDGDNVLADAGIIDYGSVRQFGLRHDKYRYDDVERFSTNLNEQKQKGRLIVQVFAQLVDYLKTGSKKPLKEFQKHPEVEKFNANFESYRVDRLLYNVGFTKNQRKTLKQNPEALEQFDRIYSYFEKAKVSGKIEKVADGVNLPALFNMRVLLKDFPTFLAVNPLPFAKRSITEQAFFKHILSGYAKRRDAKLGEKTKRKIREFQNAYMHLVDLACDGKGHDRTLREMSERSQRINSDKRITGNALIELVDEILQQKKKGLPLQQIQNIIDRLVFDYRELPEVSSSKHYAEIPSKPLVKMDLLAKLLNLVETNSESI is encoded by the coding sequence ATGTCGAGTAAGCATAGAGTTGCCAAAAAATTACGACAGCACGCTGAGTACTATTCTGAGTTTGATCAAATCAACGGAGAACATCCTTGGATGGACGCCGTGAGTGAGGGCTTTGTCTCTTATAGAGTCCGCGAACTTGGAACAGGAAAAGTTGCCTACTTCAATTTTATTCTCGCTAAAGAGATGGGACTGATTTCAGCGGATCATCCTCACGAAATGACTCCAGAGCTCGAACAAAAACTGATTCAAACATTCTCTATTCAAATCATAAATGAATATGACGAGCTCAATGCGCGCAGAATTGATCCAAGCACTATCAAACCGCATCGCTACATGGCTACTCGCTATCTCCAGTTGCAACACTCTAATCGCCAAGGAAAAACTTCAGGCGATGGGAGAGGTATCTGGAATGGTGTCTTTTCTAATAATGGAAAAACTTGGGACGTCTCAAGTCGCGGTACAGGAGTGACTTGCCTTTCCCCTGGATCTGTTTCAGCGCAAAAACCTCTACGCACTGGGAACACGGACTTTGGCTATGGCTGCGGCCTTGCAGAGATTGATGAACTTCTCGGCGCTTCTATTCTGGCCGAAGCTATGCACTTACAGGGCTTACAAACAGAGCGCGTTCTATGCGTTGTTGATCTTGGCAAAGGCTATGGCATCGGAGTGCGAGCGGCTTTAAATCTGATCCGTCCTGCCCATTTATTTTTATATTTAAAACAAGAGCGCCTAGATCTTTTAAAAAGCGCCACTGATTATTTTATTGATCGCCAACGTATCAATAAAAAATGGACCATTCAAAATGGCCCGCATAAGTACGACCAATTCCTTGAACACATCTCGCGCTCCTTTGCAGAGTTTGTCGCACGCCTTGAGGTCGACTACATCTTTGCTTGGCTTGATTGGGACGGTGATAACGTGTTAGCTGATGCGGGTATTATTGATTATGGCAGCGTTCGCCAGTTCGGCCTGCGCCACGATAAATATAGATACGATGATGTGGAAAGATTTTCGACCAATCTGAATGAACAAAAACAAAAAGGTCGCCTTATTGTTCAAGTCTTTGCACAACTTGTGGATTACTTAAAGACAGGTAGTAAAAAACCACTTAAAGAATTTCAAAAACATCCCGAAGTTGAAAAATTTAATGCGAACTTTGAAAGCTATAGAGTCGACCGCTTGCTTTACAACGTGGGTTTCACCAAAAACCAAAGAAAAACACTGAAGCAAAATCCTGAAGCACTTGAACAGTTTGATCGCATTTATTCTTATTTTGAAAAAGCAAAAGTAAGCGGCAAGATCGAAAAGGTTGCTGATGGTGTGAATCTCCCTGCCCTGTTTAACATGCGCGTTCTATTAAAAGACTTCCCGACCTTCCTTGCGGTAAATCCTTTACCCTTTGCCAAGCGCTCAATAACAGAACAGGCATTTTTTAAACACATCCTCTCGGGCTACGCAAAACGCCGTGACGCTAAATTGGGCGAGAAGACCAAGCGAAAAATCCGTGAATTCCAAAATGCATACATGCACTTAGTGGATCTGGCCTGTGACGGAAAAGGTCACGATCGAACACTTCGCGAAATGAGCGAGCGCTCACAAAGAATTAATTCTGATAAGAGAATCACAGGTAACGCACTGATTGAACTTGTCGATGAGATTCTGCAACAAAAGAAAAAAGGTCTTCCTCTTCAGCAAATCCAAAATATCATCGATCGATTGGTTTTCGACTATCGCGAGCTTCCAGAAGTTTCAAGTAGTAAGCACTACGCCGAAATTCCCAGTAAGCCTTTGGTGAAAATGGATCTTTTGGCCAAACTCTTAAATCTTGTCGAGACAAATTCAGAGTCTATTTAA
- a CDS encoding ADP-L-glycero-D-mannoheptose-6-epimerase (COG0451 Nucleoside-diphosphate-sugar epimerases): protein MIVVTGANGFIGSVMVWELNQMGHKDIVGVDTVSLTERNLLKNRQYHSFLLKDDIWDFLKSEEAKSKVTWIIHMGACSSTTETNKEFLWENNTYYTQRLFEWCAEYGKSFIYASSAATYGAGELGFDDQTDPELLKPLNLYGESKVLFDRWALKQSKTPTHWYGLKFFNVFGPNEYHKESMSSVAFKAFNQINDTGKLSLFKSANPQYKDGEFMRDFVYVKDVTGWMAELMQKQPTNGIYNMGFGKPRTWLDLANSVFSALGKETNIDWIEMPENIRGQYQYFTEAKTDKWTSAGMSAAKWPLEKAVADYIQNYLTKEDPLL, encoded by the coding sequence ATGATCGTAGTAACAGGTGCAAACGGATTTATCGGCAGTGTGATGGTTTGGGAACTCAATCAAATGGGTCACAAAGACATCGTCGGAGTTGATACGGTTTCTCTGACTGAAAGAAACCTTTTAAAGAACCGCCAATACCACTCCTTTTTGCTAAAAGATGATATTTGGGATTTCTTAAAGTCTGAAGAAGCTAAATCTAAAGTCACTTGGATCATCCACATGGGGGCTTGCTCTTCAACAACAGAAACTAATAAAGAATTTCTTTGGGAAAATAACACGTACTACACACAAAGATTATTCGAGTGGTGTGCTGAGTATGGAAAATCTTTTATCTACGCTTCAAGTGCCGCAACTTACGGCGCAGGTGAGTTGGGATTTGATGACCAAACTGATCCTGAACTTTTAAAGCCTTTGAATCTTTATGGAGAGTCCAAAGTTTTATTTGATCGCTGGGCCCTGAAACAATCTAAAACACCTACTCACTGGTATGGTCTGAAGTTCTTTAATGTCTTCGGTCCCAATGAATATCACAAAGAATCCATGTCCAGCGTGGCATTTAAAGCATTCAATCAAATCAACGACACTGGTAAATTGTCTTTATTCAAATCTGCAAATCCTCAATACAAAGATGGCGAATTTATGCGCGACTTTGTTTACGTAAAAGATGTTACAGGCTGGATGGCAGAGCTGATGCAAAAGCAACCTACCAACGGCATCTATAACATGGGCTTTGGTAAACCAAGAACTTGGCTTGACCTTGCCAACTCAGTTTTTTCAGCTCTTGGCAAAGAAACGAACATTGATTGGATCGAGATGCCAGAGAACATTCGTGGCCAATATCAATATTTCACAGAAGCAAAAACTGACAAATGGACTTCTGCGGGAATGTCTGCTGCCAAGTGGCCTCTTGAAAAAGCCGTCGCTGATTACATTCAAAATTATTTAACTAAAGAAGACCCTTTGCTTTAA